In Lentibacillus amyloliquefaciens, one DNA window encodes the following:
- a CDS encoding homoserine dehydrogenase, translated as MEDNVSVGLLGVGVVGSGVISLIEKHQAKLAHQLGCNVHVKSALVRNPNKVREVDAGINGTALTTNREDVLNDPDIDVVVEVMGGIEEARESILKAFEAKKHVVTANKDLVALHGAELHEAAARNKCDFYYEASVAGGIPILRGITDGFASDHIEQVMGIVNGTTNYILTKMNNEGVSYEDALKEAQQLGFAEADPAADVDGLDAARKMAILGRLAFSTYIALDDVEVTGIKDIELTDLQYGDKLGLTMKLIGFAKFDGKEVEVNVQPALISQEHPLADVKNEYNAVYVYGEAVGEAMFYGAGAGSMPTAAAVISDVVTVIKNMHRGVTGSQFVEPRFKKELKSESQRFSQYYVRFHAKDEAGVFSKISSLFNKLDISFKQILQNPSQNPDTAEIVVITHTASLQNMNEALSELEKLDEVIDINSFYKVEGDADA; from the coding sequence ATGGAAGATAATGTATCTGTCGGTTTATTAGGTGTTGGAGTTGTCGGCTCGGGTGTCATAAGTCTGATTGAGAAGCATCAGGCCAAGCTTGCTCATCAGCTGGGATGCAATGTACATGTTAAAAGCGCGCTTGTCCGTAATCCCAATAAAGTACGTGAGGTGGATGCCGGCATTAATGGAACAGCGCTCACAACAAATCGGGAGGATGTATTAAATGACCCTGATATAGATGTTGTGGTGGAAGTTATGGGGGGCATTGAGGAAGCTCGCGAATCCATTTTAAAAGCGTTTGAAGCGAAAAAGCATGTGGTCACAGCCAATAAGGATTTGGTTGCCCTGCATGGTGCTGAACTGCATGAAGCAGCAGCAAGAAACAAATGTGATTTCTATTATGAAGCAAGTGTTGCAGGCGGAATTCCAATTCTACGCGGGATTACCGATGGATTTGCTTCAGATCATATTGAACAGGTAATGGGTATCGTGAATGGCACGACGAACTACATATTAACGAAAATGAATAATGAAGGTGTCAGCTATGAAGACGCGCTGAAAGAGGCGCAGCAGCTTGGGTTTGCTGAGGCTGATCCGGCAGCTGATGTTGATGGGCTTGATGCTGCCAGGAAAATGGCCATTCTCGGACGGCTTGCTTTTTCCACCTATATTGCCCTGGATGATGTTGAAGTTACCGGCATTAAGGATATTGAACTGACTGATTTGCAATATGGTGATAAACTGGGACTGACGATGAAGCTGATTGGTTTTGCAAAATTTGACGGCAAGGAAGTTGAAGTGAATGTCCAGCCGGCTTTAATATCCCAAGAGCACCCATTGGCAGATGTCAAAAACGAATACAACGCTGTTTATGTTTACGGTGAGGCAGTCGGAGAAGCCATGTTCTACGGCGCCGGTGCGGGAAGCATGCCAACTGCTGCAGCTGTCATCTCGGACGTTGTTACTGTCATTAAAAATATGCACAGGGGCGTAACAGGCAGCCAATTTGTCGAACCGCGCTTCAAAAAGGAATTAAAATCAGAAAGCCAGCGGTTCAGCCAGTATTATGTCCGTTTTCATGCTAAAGACGAGGCTGGTGTGTTCTCAAAGATTTCGTCATTGTTCAACAAGCTGGATATCAGCTTTAAACAGATTCTGCAAAATCCATCACAAAACCCTGATACAGCTGAAATTGTCGTTATCACACACACGGCATCACTTCAAAATATGAATGAGGCTTTGAGTGAGCTCGAAAAATTGGATGAAGTGATTGATATAAACAGCTTTTATAAAGTAGAAGGAGATGCTGACGCATGA
- a CDS encoding alpha/beta hydrolase: MMKHIFQKGNDQTKPTLLLLHGTGGTEQNLLPLAREIDPDANVLSVRGNVSENGMPRFFKRLAEGVFDEDDLIARTEELNAFLDEAAEEHGFDRDNIVAVGYSNGANIAGSLLFHYKDALKSAILHHPMVPRRGIELPDLSGKKVFIGAGTNDPICSAEESEDLKSLLENAGATVELHWENMGHQLSMGEVKAAAEWYNNL; this comes from the coding sequence ATGATGAAACATATTTTTCAAAAAGGAAATGATCAGACAAAACCAACACTATTGCTGCTTCACGGGACAGGAGGCACGGAACAGAATCTATTGCCGCTCGCACGCGAAATTGATCCGGATGCTAATGTGCTGAGTGTGCGCGGGAACGTTTCCGAAAACGGCATGCCCCGCTTTTTCAAACGACTGGCAGAAGGTGTTTTTGACGAAGACGATTTAATCGCCCGCACTGAAGAACTTAACGCATTCCTTGATGAAGCAGCCGAAGAACACGGCTTTGACCGGGATAATATTGTAGCCGTCGGTTATTCCAACGGCGCCAATATCGCAGGCAGCCTGCTATTCCATTACAAAGATGCTTTAAAATCCGCGATTCTGCATCATCCGATGGTTCCAAGACGAGGTATTGAACTGCCGGATCTTTCCGGCAAAAAAGTCTTTATCGGGGCAGGAACCAACGATCCAATATGTTCAGCTGAAGAATCAGAGGATCTTAAATCATTGCTGGAAAATGCCGGCGCAACGGTTGAACTGCACTGGGAAAACATGGGCCATCAATTGTCGATGGGCGAAGTAAAAGCTGCCGCAGAATGGTATAATAACCTGTAG
- a CDS encoding VOC family protein encodes MENKFFEKPATYVGEVNINVTDLESSLSFYEQVIGFSVLEKTGDKAVLTADGKTPLLTLMQPKDVVPKEGRTTGLFHFAILLPSRADLSSFIKHVARAGARLGASDHLVSEALYLNDPDGNGIEVYHDRPSNEWSWSDGQVAMSTEPLDADSLVAESDKAWNGLPNGTVMGHIHLHVANLKSTKSFYIDGLGFQVVTNYPGALFTSTADYHHHIGLNIWNGENVPAPSENSVGLNWYSLVFPDEQSRGEKVKNLENQGVTVRKEHDAYIVKDPSENEIHMQLAR; translated from the coding sequence TTGGAAAATAAATTTTTTGAAAAACCCGCCACATACGTCGGGGAAGTTAATATAAACGTCACGGACCTTGAATCTTCATTATCATTTTATGAGCAAGTTATTGGTTTCAGTGTGCTGGAAAAAACCGGTGACAAAGCAGTGTTGACCGCAGATGGCAAAACACCTTTACTAACACTGATGCAGCCGAAAGATGTTGTGCCGAAAGAGGGTCGGACGACAGGGTTATTTCACTTTGCAATCCTGCTTCCTTCAAGAGCTGATCTTTCAAGCTTTATTAAACACGTTGCAAGGGCAGGGGCGCGTCTTGGGGCGTCTGATCATTTAGTCAGTGAAGCATTATATTTGAATGATCCTGATGGCAACGGGATTGAAGTGTATCATGACCGGCCGTCCAATGAATGGAGCTGGTCGGATGGTCAGGTTGCCATGTCGACTGAACCGCTTGATGCTGACAGTCTGGTTGCTGAAAGCGATAAAGCATGGAACGGTTTGCCGAATGGGACGGTGATGGGGCACATTCACCTTCACGTGGCCAATTTAAAAAGTACGAAAAGCTTTTATATAGACGGACTTGGCTTCCAGGTTGTAACAAACTACCCCGGAGCGCTATTTACGTCGACAGCCGATTATCATCACCATATCGGCTTGAATATATGGAACGGTGAAAATGTGCCGGCACCTTCCGAAAACAGTGTAGGTCTTAACTGGTATTCACTTGTCTTTCCTGATGAACAAAGCAGGGGGGAGAAAGTCAAAAATCTTGAAAATCAAGGTGTAACTGTCAGAAAGGAACATGATGCTTATATCGTCAAGGATCCATCTGAAAATGAAATTCATATGCAGCTTGCACGTTAA
- a CDS encoding MarR family winged helix-turn-helix transcriptional regulator, which produces MEENLSLKAFVVLMKASKSVTDHVKKDINRYNMKTTDFAVLEALYHKGSLTVKQISEAVLINSGSMTYVIDKLESKGLTERRACSDDRRVVYIHITEKGTELMDNIFPQHQEAIEEIFQDITDEEKRTVIDIMKQLGKTQTSEKELRNREGDL; this is translated from the coding sequence ATGGAAGAAAATTTATCACTAAAAGCATTTGTCGTGCTGATGAAAGCTTCTAAATCAGTCACCGACCACGTCAAAAAAGATATTAACCGCTACAATATGAAAACAACTGACTTTGCAGTGCTTGAGGCGCTATACCACAAAGGCAGCCTGACTGTGAAGCAGATATCGGAAGCAGTTCTGATTAATAGCGGATCGATGACATATGTGATTGACAAACTTGAGTCGAAAGGGTTAACCGAACGGCGTGCCTGCTCCGATGACCGGCGTGTTGTCTATATCCATATCACTGAAAAAGGAACAGAGCTGATGGATAACATTTTCCCACAGCATCAGGAAGCCATCGAAGAGATTTTTCAGGATATAACAGATGAGGAAAAAAGAACAGTCATCGATATTATGAAACAACTCGGCAAAACGCAAACCTCGGAAAAAGAACTCAGAAACAGAGAAGGAGACTTATGA
- the thrC gene encoding threonine synthase, producing MTWKGLIDHYGHYLPVTEKTPNLSLQEGNTPLIHFSTLSKQLGIELHGKVEGINPTGSFKDRGMALAVAKAVEEGSNAVICASTGNTSASAAAYAARAGIRAIIVIPKGKIALGKLAQAVMYGADIVEIDGNFDDALKIVRKISENEPVTLVNSVNPYRLEGQKTAAFEVCDVLGSAPDILAIPVGNAGNISAYWKGFKEYDEKQQAGLPQMFGFEAQGAAAIVRNEVVADPETIATAIRIGNPASWELAVKARDESNGRIGSVTDTEIADAQRLLARKEGVFAEPGSCASLAGVIQQCRNGTIAEGSKVVTVLTGNGLKDPQTAIDQIDEDPVVLPNDEAVVTDYIGKLVNV from the coding sequence ATGACGTGGAAAGGTTTAATCGACCACTACGGGCACTATTTGCCGGTTACAGAAAAAACACCCAATCTCTCGCTGCAGGAGGGCAATACACCGCTTATCCATTTTTCGACACTGTCAAAACAGCTCGGAATTGAATTACACGGCAAGGTTGAAGGAATCAACCCGACCGGTTCATTTAAAGACAGAGGGATGGCTCTTGCGGTCGCCAAAGCAGTTGAGGAAGGAAGTAACGCTGTCATTTGTGCTTCGACCGGAAACACATCCGCTTCAGCTGCCGCTTACGCAGCCAGAGCAGGCATCCGGGCGATTATTGTTATTCCTAAGGGAAAGATTGCACTTGGAAAGCTTGCGCAAGCCGTTATGTATGGCGCTGATATTGTGGAAATTGACGGCAATTTTGACGACGCCCTGAAAATAGTCCGGAAGATCAGCGAAAATGAGCCTGTCACACTAGTTAACTCGGTTAATCCATATCGTCTTGAAGGCCAAAAAACGGCGGCATTTGAAGTCTGTGATGTGCTAGGGTCAGCTCCTGATATTCTGGCAATACCGGTTGGCAACGCCGGCAACATCAGTGCCTACTGGAAAGGCTTTAAAGAATATGACGAAAAGCAGCAGGCAGGTCTTCCGCAGATGTTCGGTTTTGAAGCCCAAGGCGCAGCGGCTATCGTCCGGAATGAAGTGGTGGCGGATCCGGAAACAATCGCAACAGCCATCCGAATCGGCAACCCGGCTAGCTGGGAGCTGGCCGTTAAAGCACGTGATGAATCGAACGGTCGAATTGGGTCGGTTACGGATACGGAAATAGCTGATGCCCAGAGGCTCCTGGCAAGGAAAGAAGGTGTTTTTGCCGAGCCGGGATCGTGTGCTTCTTTAGCCGGTGTCATTCAGCAGTGCCGCAATGGAACAATCGCTGAAGGGTCAAAGGTTGTAACGGTTCTGACCGGAAATGGGCTGAAGGATCCGCAAACGGCAATCGATCAAATCGATGAAGATCCAGTTGTTTTACCTAATGATGAAGCAGTTGTGACCGATTATATCGGGAAGCTGGTGAACGTATGA